A stretch of DNA from Maridesulfovibrio sp.:
GTCGGAAAAAAACAGCTAGCACGGGCAGCACTCCTCAAGGATGTGGGCCGGAGGTTCGCAGATCTGCCCGTTTTCAAGATGGACAATCCGCGCATCCGGGACAGTGCGCAGTATTTCCCGGCTGTGGGTGGCCATCACCACTGTAGTCCCGTGGGTATGAAACTGCTTGAACACCTCCATGAGGTGCAAGGACAGTTCGAAATCAAGGTTTCCGGTCGGTTCGTCGGCAAGGATGAGTTTGGGATTGACCACCATTGCGCGGGCAATGGCGACCCGCTGCTGCTCGCCGCCGGAAAGCTGATGGCATTTGGTGTAGCTCTTGTTATCAAGCCCCAGAGCCCGGATTATGGCCCGGACCCTTTTGTCTATGGTGGATTTGGGCATGCTGCGCACAGTCAGGGCCAGAGCGACGTTTTCGTACACCGAGCGGTTCGGCAGTATCTTGAAATCCTGAAAGACCACGCCGAGTTCCCGGCGCAGCATGGGGATATTACCCCGTTTCATGTTGTGCAGTTCAAAACCGGCAACGGTGCCCTGTCCGCGTTTGAGGGGCAGCGCTCCGTACAGAAGGCGCATGAGGGTGGTCTTTCCGGCCCCGGAATGGCCAGTCAGAAAGATGAACTCACCTTTCCCGATGTTCAGGGTGATGTCCTTGAGTGCCCAGGTGGGACCGAAATTGTAAGACAGCCTGTTGAGCCGTATCATTGCCGCAACCGACCTCTTAGAATCTGACCTTCAGCTTCTGGCCGTCGGAAATCTCGCATTCGCCCGTGCCGCCGCCGTGAAAGGATTTAACAGGATCCTTGAGCACAAACCTGCAATTCATGCTGACCCCGTTGTCATCAAAAAGAGTGACGCTTTTTGCGCCGTATTTCATTTCGCCGCTGAAAACCGTCTCATCCGGGAGCTGGGCCTTGACCGTATACATTCGAAGACCTCGGATATCCGAAGCGACCACCTGCGCGGAACCGAGTGCATCGCCCTCGCCGGAAACAAGATCACCGTTCATGGTCACCGGAGCGCAGGCCGCAAGCCCGGCCAGCAGAACCGCCAGTATCAGAAATCTGTAAAGCATCGTTATTCTCCTTGCCTGAAGTTGTAGCAGGGGCCGACCCCTTTTGTAAAACAATGGTTATTGTCTTGGCTCCCCGGCTCAAAAGGCAAAAAACATAACCGTAAATCATGCTTCATTACAATGCATTATTTACGTTCGGACTGTTTTCCATTACGTTCCCGAATAGAGCATGGACCGGAACCATCCCCTTAAAACATCCCGGCAGTTGGGTGTCGACCTGTTCTCCAACTCATAACCTGTTGGAATAATTTGTTTCGGTGTGTGCATAATATCGTAGGTGGCCTAGGGAGAAACATATAACTCAAGCAGCAGGAAAGAGATATGAAAATTTCTGAAAGACTTATGAGAGCCAAGCCGTCCGCGACGCTGGCTGTCAACGCCAAAGCGCAGGAACTGCGCGCACAGGGAAAGGAAATAGTCAGCCTTGCAGTAGGCGAGCCGGACTTCGGGACCCCTAAACACGTCTGCGAAGCCATGAAAAAAGCTGTTGATGAAGGATTCACCCGTTACACCCCGGTTCCGGGAATCCCGGAACTGCGCAAAGCCATAGCCGACTACTACGGCAAATTTTACGGCGCAAAGGCTCTGGCCGAAAACACCATCGTCAGCAACGGCGGAAAGCATTCGCTTTACAACCTGTTCATGGCTCTGATCAATCCGGGCGATGAAGTGCTCATCCCCGCTCCCTACTGGGTAAGCTATCCGTCCATGGTTGAGCTGGCGGAAGGTAAGCCGGTCATTGTTCCCACAACTGCGGAATCCGGCTTTCTGGCCGATATTGAAACACTTGAGGCAGCATGCACCGACAGAACCAGAGTGCTTGTGCTGAACACTCCCTCCAACCCCACCGGCGGACATTATCCTCAGGCACACCTTGATGAAATCGCCGCCTGGGCCAAATCCAAGGGCATCTTCATCATTTCCGATGAAGTGTATGACAGGCTGGTCTACGCACCGGCCGAGTACTCCACTCTCTGCAACTTCTGGGAAAAGAACCCCGAAGATGTAGCCATTGTCGGCGCGCTCTCGAAAAGCTTCAGCATGACCGGCTGGCGCGTGGGAACCACTCTGGCACACGTCGATCTGGTCAAGGCCATGACCAAGATACAGAGCCAGTCCACTTCAAACGTGAACTCCATGACCCAGAAGGCCGCAGTGGCTGCGTTCGAAGGTCCCTGGGACCTCGTAGACGAAATGAAGGTAGCCTTCCAGAGACGTCGCGACCTGGCCTACGACATCATTTCATCCTGGCCCGGAGCAGTGTGCCCCAAACCAAACGGAGCATTCTATCTCTTCCCGGTACTGGACGCTTTCTACACCGAAGAAACTCCTGATTCCGCATCCATGTGCACCAAAATACTGGAGGAAGCAGGCGTAGCTCTCGTTCCCGGTTCCGCTTTCGGTGATGACCGCTGCATCCGCTTTTCCTACGCGGTTGACGATGAGGTTCTTAGAAAGTCACTGGAAAAAATCGGTAATGTGTTGATGAACAAATAAAAATTACGTAAATATAGTCATATTTGATAGCGAATAGAACCATCCCCTTCCGTCAAAAGCACGGAAGGGGATAACACACTATAATAACTGGAGATCAGATATGGCTGCGAATATTCTGGACTGGACCGACAGTTGGTTTGAAAAACTTGACTCGGAATCAAAGGCCGATAACGCCGGCAGTATCGCCGCCAGATTCAGCGGCGAAGTGGCCGAGGGCAGACTTCCTTTCTGCTCCATGCCTTTCATGTCCGAACTCCTGCATGACCTTGCCGGACTTGAGGATTACGTAAAAAGTTTCGATCACATGCTGCTGCTCGGCATCGGAGGATCAGCCCTCGGAGCCCGCGCCCTGCAGAAGGCATTCTTCCCGCAGCAGGATCAGCCCTGCCACAAGGGCCCCTGGCTCTGGATAGCGGACAACGTCTGCGCCGGTACCCTTGATGCCT
This window harbors:
- the ftsE gene encoding cell division ATP-binding protein FtsE translates to MIRLNRLSYNFGPTWALKDITLNIGKGEFIFLTGHSGAGKTTLMRLLYGALPLKRGQGTVAGFELHNMKRGNIPMLRRELGVVFQDFKILPNRSVYENVALALTVRSMPKSTIDKRVRAIIRALGLDNKSYTKCHQLSGGEQQRVAIARAMVVNPKLILADEPTGNLDFELSLHLMEVFKQFHTHGTTVVMATHSREILRTVPDARIVHLENGQICEPPAHILEECCPC
- a CDS encoding pyridoxal phosphate-dependent aminotransferase, which gives rise to MKISERLMRAKPSATLAVNAKAQELRAQGKEIVSLAVGEPDFGTPKHVCEAMKKAVDEGFTRYTPVPGIPELRKAIADYYGKFYGAKALAENTIVSNGGKHSLYNLFMALINPGDEVLIPAPYWVSYPSMVELAEGKPVIVPTTAESGFLADIETLEAACTDRTRVLVLNTPSNPTGGHYPQAHLDEIAAWAKSKGIFIISDEVYDRLVYAPAEYSTLCNFWEKNPEDVAIVGALSKSFSMTGWRVGTTLAHVDLVKAMTKIQSQSTSNVNSMTQKAAVAAFEGPWDLVDEMKVAFQRRRDLAYDIISSWPGAVCPKPNGAFYLFPVLDAFYTEETPDSASMCTKILEEAGVALVPGSAFGDDRCIRFSYAVDDEVLRKSLEKIGNVLMNK